A single genomic interval of Terriglobus albidus harbors:
- a CDS encoding TIGR03435 family protein, with the protein MRRLLATAVLGGALAACAQSPSQTGQQKHSFEVVSVKPSAAANDSTSVSTTPYRIRCENVLLRQLLMMGFTIRSESQIESMPDWAKSERFNIDAKVDEETAVTMKGLSRDERQKWQQEMMQSLLEDRFHLKFHWAKKELPVYSLTVAKSGSKLKATIPPPPPPDTDPNAKPRDRGTSASTSNGHMVVTNGSMEMFANQLSHMTETDGRVVLDRTNLPGRFDWTLDWSPERQQNSFRGADGNPALVPTADTSKPNLFTALQEQLGLKVEQDKAPVDLLVIDDLERPTEN; encoded by the coding sequence ATGCGTCGACTTCTTGCAACTGCCGTGCTGGGCGGCGCATTAGCCGCCTGTGCCCAGAGCCCGTCTCAGACCGGCCAACAGAAACACAGCTTTGAAGTCGTCTCGGTAAAGCCGTCGGCTGCGGCCAACGATAGTACGAGCGTTAGCACTACACCGTATCGCATTCGCTGCGAAAACGTCCTGTTGCGGCAACTTCTCATGATGGGCTTCACCATCCGGTCTGAATCACAGATCGAGAGTATGCCCGACTGGGCAAAATCGGAGCGGTTCAATATCGATGCCAAGGTGGATGAAGAAACCGCCGTCACGATGAAAGGCCTCTCCCGCGACGAGCGCCAGAAGTGGCAGCAGGAGATGATGCAGTCGCTGCTCGAAGACCGCTTCCACCTGAAGTTCCATTGGGCAAAGAAAGAGCTGCCGGTCTATAGCCTTACGGTTGCCAAAAGCGGCAGCAAGCTGAAGGCAACCATCCCTCCCCCGCCCCCCCCGGACACCGACCCCAACGCCAAACCCCGGGACCGCGGAACCAGCGCCAGCACAAGCAACGGGCACATGGTTGTCACCAACGGCAGCATGGAGATGTTTGCCAACCAGCTCTCGCACATGACCGAGACGGATGGCCGTGTCGTGCTGGACCGGACAAATCTTCCCGGAAGATTCGACTGGACACTGGACTGGTCGCCTGAGAGACAGCAAAATAGCTTTCGTGGAGCCGATGGCAATCCAGCGCTGGTTCCAACAGCCGATACCTCAAAACCAAACCTCTTTACCGCACTGCAGGAACAGCTAGGTCTGAAAGTGGAGCAGGACAAAGCTCCGGTAGACCTGCTGGTGATTGATGATCTGGAACGTCCGACGGAGAACTGA
- a CDS encoding TIGR03435 family protein: MNRLPALFLCTVTCIAVTRIGAAQQTARPEPAFEVATIKPSDPAERRMMMQMSEGVLHAKNMPLVELINFAYEIKSSSLLSGLPEWAKQEHYDVEAKQDEEEARALRKLPEEERGYATRRMVQKMLEERLHLKLTKEQKEQPVYALVVAKSGVKMKPSAAPPADEKAGPGARPDAGPGAGGPQRMRRGMMMDGRGQLTGTDSTTGMIANVISHMPEASERVVVDKTGLTGHYDFTLKWTPEMPAPAFRGADSGAPPPPASDNNGPTLFTALEEQLGLKLETAKDLVTSYHVESLDHPTAN; the protein is encoded by the coding sequence ATGAACCGTCTTCCTGCTCTCTTCCTCTGCACGGTTACGTGCATCGCGGTTACGCGCATCGGTGCGGCACAACAGACCGCCAGGCCCGAGCCGGCCTTTGAAGTCGCCACCATCAAACCCAGCGATCCGGCAGAACGGCGCATGATGATGCAGATGTCCGAGGGAGTCCTGCATGCGAAGAACATGCCACTGGTGGAGCTGATCAACTTCGCCTACGAGATCAAGTCCTCCTCCTTATTGAGCGGCCTGCCGGAGTGGGCAAAGCAGGAGCACTATGATGTCGAGGCCAAACAGGATGAGGAAGAGGCCCGGGCTCTGCGAAAACTGCCCGAGGAAGAACGCGGTTATGCCACGCGGCGCATGGTGCAGAAGATGCTGGAAGAGAGACTTCACCTGAAGCTCACCAAGGAACAGAAAGAGCAGCCCGTCTACGCGCTGGTCGTGGCAAAGAGTGGCGTGAAGATGAAGCCGTCAGCGGCTCCACCCGCAGACGAGAAGGCCGGCCCTGGCGCCAGACCGGATGCAGGGCCGGGAGCCGGGGGGCCTCAACGTATGCGGCGGGGCATGATGATGGATGGCCGCGGTCAGCTAACCGGTACTGACTCGACCACAGGCATGATTGCGAATGTGATCTCTCACATGCCTGAAGCAAGCGAACGCGTCGTCGTCGATAAGACCGGCCTGACCGGACACTATGACTTCACCCTGAAGTGGACTCCGGAGATGCCTGCGCCCGCCTTCCGAGGAGCCGACAGCGGAGCGCCTCCACCCCCAGCGTCGGACAATAACGGGCCGACCCTTTTCACCGCCCTGGAGGAGCAACTCGGTCTCAAGCTGGAGACGGCCAAAGATCTGGTGACGAGCTACCATGTTGAGAGTCTGGACCACCCGACAGCGAACTAA
- a CDS encoding Fpg/Nei family DNA glycosylase — protein MPELPDIAAYLHALAPRVVGKRLLQVRIQGPSLLRTADPPIYKAEGKAVLALRRVGKRIVFVLEDDLFLVLHLMIAGRLHWKPAGAKLSGRINLAAFDFEDGSLLLTEAGTKRRASLHLVRGEAALLEMDPGGIDVMTATPEQFRAALRAENRTLKRALTDPRIVSGIGNAYSDEILWTARLSPILQTGKLSEDEWHRLYDGTGTALQQWIDRLQAEAEEKFPEKVTAFRPEMAVHGRFGKPCPRCGSPVQRIRYADNETNYCATCQTEGRVLADRSLSRLLGKDWPRTLDELDALKRR, from the coding sequence ATGCCGGAGCTGCCTGATATCGCCGCCTATCTCCACGCCCTCGCTCCCCGGGTCGTTGGCAAGCGCCTGCTGCAGGTACGGATTCAGGGACCATCCCTTCTGCGGACAGCCGACCCACCCATCTATAAAGCCGAAGGCAAGGCCGTCCTCGCGCTGCGGCGCGTGGGCAAACGCATCGTCTTCGTTCTGGAGGACGATCTCTTCCTGGTGCTGCACCTGATGATCGCCGGCCGACTGCACTGGAAGCCCGCGGGAGCCAAACTCAGCGGCAGGATCAACCTTGCCGCCTTCGACTTCGAGGATGGATCACTCCTGTTAACGGAGGCCGGAACCAAACGGCGAGCCTCGCTGCACCTGGTGCGGGGCGAGGCCGCGCTGCTGGAGATGGACCCCGGCGGCATCGACGTCATGACCGCGACACCGGAGCAGTTCCGCGCCGCCCTGCGTGCTGAGAACCGGACGCTCAAGCGTGCCTTGACCGACCCGCGCATCGTCAGCGGAATCGGCAATGCCTACTCAGACGAGATTCTATGGACGGCCCGGCTTTCACCCATCCTCCAGACCGGCAAGCTGAGCGAAGACGAGTGGCACCGGCTCTATGACGGAACCGGCACAGCCTTGCAGCAATGGATCGACCGGCTGCAAGCAGAGGCCGAGGAGAAGTTCCCGGAGAAGGTCACCGCCTTCCGCCCGGAGATGGCTGTGCATGGACGCTTCGGCAAGCCGTGCCCGCGGTGCGGGTCGCCGGTGCAGCGCATCCGCTATGCAGATAACGAAACCAACTACTGCGCGACCTGTCAGACCGAAGGCCGGGTACTGGCCGACCGTAGTCTTTCCCGCCTTCTCGGCAAGGACTGGCCGCGGACCCTGGACGAGCTGGATGCACTAAAACGCCGGTAA
- a CDS encoding TIGR00266 family protein, producing the protein MQSRITGTTMPVLEFLLEPGETIISEAGELSWMSQSIQMQTHTQFGGGGGFFGAIKRMAGGGSLFMTEYRAFNYPGEVAFATKVPGHIVPVEVSPGHEYLIHRHGFLCATSQIQLGVGFQQSLGAGIFGGSGFILQRVSGQGTAWLELSGELVIKDLQPGEVLRVHPGHVGAFHTNVNFQITTVPGIKNMLFGGDGIFLAQLTGPGRVWLQTLPLPRLAHALQEYITVERVRESGEAGAIGAIVGSVLRDRF; encoded by the coding sequence ATGCAAAGCCGTATTACCGGAACCACCATGCCCGTTCTCGAGTTCCTGCTCGAGCCCGGCGAAACCATCATCTCTGAAGCTGGAGAACTCTCCTGGATGTCGCAGAGCATTCAGATGCAGACTCACACGCAGTTCGGGGGCGGAGGTGGTTTCTTCGGCGCGATCAAGCGTATGGCCGGCGGCGGATCGCTCTTCATGACCGAGTACCGGGCCTTCAATTATCCGGGCGAGGTCGCCTTCGCGACCAAGGTCCCAGGACACATTGTTCCGGTGGAGGTCTCTCCCGGTCACGAGTACCTTATTCATCGCCACGGTTTCCTCTGTGCGACCTCGCAGATACAGCTCGGCGTCGGCTTCCAGCAGTCGCTTGGAGCCGGTATCTTTGGCGGCAGCGGCTTCATCCTCCAACGTGTGAGCGGTCAGGGCACGGCCTGGCTGGAGCTTTCGGGCGAGCTAGTCATCAAAGACCTTCAGCCTGGAGAGGTCCTGCGCGTTCACCCCGGTCATGTCGGCGCCTTCCACACGAATGTGAACTTCCAGATCACGACAGTCCCGGGCATCAAGAATATGCTCTTCGGCGGCGACGGCATCTTCCTGGCGCAACTTACCGGCCCGGGGCGCGTATGGCTGCAGACGCTGCCGCTTCCGCGTCTGGCGCATGCGCTGCAGGAATACATCACGGTCGAACGAGTGCGAGAAAGCGGTGAAGCCGGCGCGATTGGAGCGATTGTCGGATCGGTATTGAGAGATCGTTTTTAA
- a CDS encoding PIG-L family deacetylase, with protein sequence MQPNAMLHPALSLLLTATLVAQSAPPPLAGTSLPPASAMPLPYDRGSAAVWQGLQKLRTRASLLTVNAHPDDEDGAMMAYEARGKGVDASLFVLTRGEGGQNVMSGDYWDQLGLVRTQELLASTGYEGIHLYFGRFADYGFSKTLEEAHKQWGHETVLRDAVRIVRILRPMVVTSSFNGNFADGHGQHQVSGEMAQEVFNAAADPNMFPEQIKEGLLPWKVQKVYARVPFARVTEKGIFDYATTRWEPVVFHNYVNITDIKTLPSVTVQIPVGDYSYVLANNYSAIAREGLAQQRSQNGGIGPALPAPQNSAYHLWATRATAAVPEKESDFFEGIDTTLPAIADYLPAAERNPWQQQLIRLATTIADAGTHFDPADPGKVVPMLAKGLEQTNKLLADLDAAKLPEEAAYNMKHELRVKQQQFQTTLAAALGISLTAFTGRPPATGPGGPSGPVGPADFSQTALPGQTVQVNLHVANMGSQEVSVHVAALNLYDGKTVNEIGEGAADLEKLAGGKVIDRPISIQVPETQPYTKPYFSRSSLEQTVYDVQNPAALGMPIEPYPLSAVIHVQYDGVTFPVTATVQTQHRYLGFGIVYEPLLIAPAISVTVSPHAGIVPMTATSFTLNVNVRSNVKGAAKGELMLNLPAGWTSSPAKATFSAMRDGDEQSISFQVTPKSVEAKAYTLTAVATYNGKQYTDGYVTTGYTGLRPYPSYRDAAYRTTGTDVKIAPGLKVAYVTGTGDEVPQTLADFGIHPTFLSPQDIAKADLSAYDVILLGIRSYAARPELRTFNNRLLEYVQQGGVVISQYQSNEYDHNFGPYPITLGGEGERVVEEDCKVTILDDKDPVLSWPNKITTADFDGWVEERGHGFLQSWDAKYTAPTEMHDTQMDPQKGGLIYARYGKGVYVYMAYAFFRQMPDGVPGSFRIMANLLSVGKNKSLK encoded by the coding sequence ATGCAACCGAACGCCATGCTGCACCCTGCTTTGTCTTTGCTTCTCACCGCCACCCTGGTGGCGCAGAGTGCGCCGCCACCGCTGGCAGGCACATCGTTGCCTCCGGCTTCGGCGATGCCGTTGCCCTATGACCGCGGCTCGGCAGCCGTCTGGCAGGGGCTGCAGAAGCTCAGGACTCGCGCCAGCCTGCTGACCGTCAACGCCCATCCCGATGACGAGGACGGCGCCATGATGGCTTATGAGGCGCGCGGCAAGGGAGTCGATGCCTCGCTGTTTGTCCTGACGCGTGGTGAGGGCGGCCAGAACGTGATGTCCGGCGACTATTGGGATCAGCTCGGTCTTGTCCGCACGCAGGAGTTGCTTGCCAGCACCGGCTACGAGGGCATTCATCTTTACTTTGGACGCTTTGCTGATTATGGCTTCTCCAAGACACTGGAAGAGGCGCATAAGCAGTGGGGGCATGAAACCGTGCTGCGCGACGCCGTGCGTATCGTGCGTATTCTGCGGCCGATGGTGGTGACGTCGAGCTTCAACGGCAACTTCGCCGACGGCCATGGACAGCACCAGGTCTCCGGAGAGATGGCGCAGGAGGTTTTCAACGCGGCTGCCGATCCCAACATGTTCCCGGAGCAGATCAAGGAAGGCCTTCTGCCCTGGAAGGTGCAGAAGGTCTATGCGCGTGTGCCGTTTGCGCGCGTAACCGAAAAGGGCATCTTCGACTACGCCACCACCCGCTGGGAGCCGGTGGTCTTCCATAACTACGTCAACATTACGGATATCAAGACGCTGCCTTCGGTCACGGTGCAGATCCCTGTTGGCGACTACAGCTATGTGCTGGCCAACAACTACTCGGCGATCGCCCGTGAGGGATTGGCGCAGCAGCGCTCACAAAACGGCGGTATCGGTCCTGCCCTGCCGGCTCCACAGAACTCGGCTTACCATCTGTGGGCTACGCGCGCTACGGCTGCCGTGCCGGAGAAAGAGAGCGACTTCTTCGAAGGCATCGATACCACGTTGCCGGCCATTGCCGATTATCTTCCGGCGGCGGAGCGCAACCCCTGGCAGCAGCAACTGATCCGGCTTGCCACGACGATCGCGGACGCAGGTACGCACTTCGATCCGGCTGATCCCGGCAAGGTAGTGCCGATGCTTGCCAAGGGACTGGAGCAGACCAACAAGCTGCTCGCCGATCTCGATGCGGCGAAGCTTCCCGAAGAAGCCGCATACAACATGAAGCACGAGCTGCGGGTGAAGCAGCAGCAGTTCCAGACCACGCTGGCAGCAGCACTCGGTATCTCGCTTACGGCCTTCACCGGCCGTCCGCCGGCGACTGGCCCCGGAGGTCCGAGTGGCCCTGTTGGTCCGGCAGACTTCTCGCAGACAGCGCTGCCGGGGCAGACGGTGCAGGTGAATTTGCATGTCGCCAACATGGGTTCGCAGGAGGTTTCGGTGCATGTTGCTGCGCTCAACCTCTATGACGGCAAGACGGTGAACGAGATTGGCGAAGGCGCTGCCGATCTCGAGAAGCTCGCTGGTGGTAAGGTGATCGACCGTCCCATCAGTATTCAAGTGCCGGAGACGCAGCCGTACACCAAGCCATACTTCTCACGGAGCAGCCTGGAGCAGACTGTCTACGATGTACAGAATCCAGCCGCACTCGGTATGCCGATTGAGCCGTATCCACTCAGCGCCGTGATTCATGTGCAGTACGACGGCGTCACCTTCCCCGTCACCGCGACGGTGCAGACACAGCATCGCTATCTCGGCTTTGGCATTGTCTATGAGCCGCTGTTGATTGCTCCTGCGATCTCGGTTACGGTCTCGCCGCATGCGGGTATTGTTCCTATGACAGCGACGAGCTTTACGTTGAACGTGAACGTGCGTTCGAACGTGAAGGGAGCAGCGAAGGGAGAGCTTATGCTCAACCTGCCTGCGGGATGGACTTCCTCACCGGCGAAGGCCACCTTCAGCGCTATGCGCGACGGCGATGAGCAGAGCATCAGCTTCCAGGTGACACCGAAGTCGGTTGAAGCAAAGGCGTACACGCTTACGGCGGTCGCAACCTATAACGGCAAGCAATATACGGATGGCTACGTCACAACCGGCTATACGGGGCTTCGCCCGTATCCGTCGTATCGTGATGCGGCGTATCGCACGACGGGCACGGATGTGAAGATCGCGCCGGGTCTCAAGGTGGCCTATGTGACCGGCACCGGCGATGAGGTGCCGCAGACCTTGGCGGACTTCGGTATCCATCCCACATTTCTTTCCCCGCAGGACATCGCCAAGGCCGATCTCTCGGCCTATGACGTCATTCTGCTGGGCATCCGCTCCTATGCGGCTCGGCCGGAGCTGCGGACCTTCAACAATCGCCTGCTCGAATACGTGCAGCAGGGCGGCGTGGTGATCTCGCAGTACCAGAGCAACGAGTACGACCACAACTTCGGCCCATACCCCATCACGCTGGGTGGGGAAGGGGAGCGCGTCGTGGAAGAGGACTGCAAGGTTACGATCCTCGATGACAAAGACCCTGTTCTTAGCTGGCCCAACAAGATCACGACGGCAGACTTTGATGGGTGGGTAGAAGAGCGTGGCCACGGCTTCCTGCAGAGCTGGGATGCGAAGTACACGGCTCCGACCGAGATGCACGACACCCAGATGGATCCGCAGAAAGGCGGCCTGATCTATGCCCGCTACGGCAAAGGTGTTTATGTCTACATGGCGTATGCGTTCTTCCGCCAGATGCCGGATGGTGTGCCGGGAAGTTTCCGCATCATGGCGAACCTGTTGAGTGTGGGGAAGAATAAGAGTTTGAAGTAA
- a CDS encoding right-handed parallel beta-helix repeat-containing protein encodes MQTSSLYRSTHRAKPGLKALAVLLFSPTVLLFSPTLMLAQGPRHPGLYLPPVSSYVVAPTETAVQLQFGTVPLATVQTQLNAARVANPDSPIVLTLTGTYWVRSAPLVLPSKTSVVLYGTIAAFPGATASSLISISGQSKVAIAGGVLEGNFANLSGIDAEASTKINIDSVTIRNTGRDAIVLSGNGNTVFDSGSAITRCDIAGSAANGITVENITQALLLDNFVHANRGTGVQLSAAHSSVTNNEISGNRIGVFADANNNLISDNDLSDNSQSGVQLASISSVTSIMRNVIRHNGVSGIDFDGTGNFIFDNVLANQNDLADRSSANYVVAHGTPLNAPASTYFYPPTIDNQHNDPILNGVSRADVTVNGGNLNDVQTAYNAALAANPGSYIVLHMNGTFTMDGTSPLTLSSNTAVLLNGTISVTSKPAQVITATNPASFVSISGGTIDMNGQGKITGILFPSSTNANIDHVTVINGGIPTVRTSGGMIQLQRGGGYSILYRNTVNMSGGRCIWTEHSNAHYVVMENKVSNCNMDGVDLDAATSNSFAIDNSNIDNVRYGVFIEQSDSFNKIYGNYTTTRDYASPTGHGIGVYNNATASSTRAVTDGNVAFSNVNDVVSNGLRIGSIATASGGVAESAHTFFFNNVATNNGGNAILFDTQFPGSVENYLSQTVLAGNKNNISQQNTNGAAPPDFFNPMSAIDLALSRPVTVSSTATGSDPANAVDSLAFTGWKAGGSSEEWLTVDLGSSTSFQRVVVNPSTLLGLLQPIQLQSSDDGVNFSDIRSVGLPGSVRTFLFKAVSARYLRVNVRSIPGVEINLREVGVYPQ; translated from the coding sequence ATGCAAACCTCATCGCTGTATCGTTCTACACACAGAGCTAAACCTGGACTGAAAGCTCTGGCCGTTCTTTTGTTTTCTCCAACCGTTCTTTTGTTTTCCCCAACCCTGATGCTTGCGCAGGGACCGCGTCATCCTGGTCTTTATCTTCCGCCGGTCTCCAGTTACGTCGTAGCCCCAACGGAGACCGCCGTGCAGCTTCAGTTCGGTACCGTGCCACTGGCGACCGTGCAGACACAGCTTAATGCTGCGCGCGTGGCCAATCCTGATTCACCCATCGTGCTTACGCTTACCGGAACGTATTGGGTGCGCTCGGCTCCGCTGGTTCTGCCATCGAAGACCTCCGTTGTTCTTTACGGCACGATTGCCGCGTTTCCCGGCGCGACGGCGAGCAGCCTGATCTCCATCTCCGGTCAGAGTAAGGTTGCGATCGCGGGTGGTGTGCTCGAAGGGAACTTCGCGAATCTCTCCGGCATCGATGCTGAGGCTTCCACCAAGATCAATATCGACTCCGTCACCATCCGCAACACTGGGCGCGACGCCATCGTGCTCTCCGGCAATGGCAATACGGTATTTGACAGCGGGTCGGCCATCACCCGCTGCGATATCGCCGGATCAGCGGCCAACGGCATTACGGTTGAGAACATCACCCAGGCGCTCCTGCTGGACAACTTCGTTCATGCCAACAGAGGAACCGGTGTGCAGTTGAGTGCGGCTCACTCGTCCGTGACCAACAATGAGATCAGCGGAAACAGGATTGGTGTCTTTGCCGATGCCAATAACAATCTCATCTCGGATAACGATCTGAGTGATAACTCTCAGTCGGGTGTGCAACTGGCATCCATCAGCTCCGTGACCTCGATCATGCGCAATGTGATTCGCCACAACGGGGTTAGCGGGATTGATTTCGACGGTACTGGAAACTTCATCTTTGATAACGTGCTAGCCAATCAGAACGATCTCGCCGACCGCTCCTCGGCGAACTATGTTGTTGCTCATGGAACTCCGCTGAACGCGCCGGCGAGCACCTACTTCTATCCGCCCACCATCGACAACCAGCACAACGACCCCATTCTCAATGGCGTCAGTCGTGCTGACGTTACGGTCAACGGGGGCAACCTCAACGATGTGCAGACAGCCTACAACGCGGCGCTTGCGGCGAATCCAGGAAGCTATATCGTCCTGCACATGAATGGGACATTCACCATGGACGGGACCTCGCCTCTCACGCTCAGCTCTAATACGGCGGTTCTGCTTAACGGCACGATCAGTGTGACCTCGAAACCCGCTCAGGTCATCACGGCCACCAACCCTGCGTCGTTCGTCTCAATCTCCGGAGGCACGATCGATATGAACGGCCAGGGGAAGATTACGGGAATCTTGTTTCCTTCAAGCACGAATGCAAACATCGATCACGTTACGGTGATCAACGGCGGCATCCCGACGGTTCGCACCAGTGGCGGCATGATCCAGTTGCAGCGCGGAGGAGGCTACAGCATCCTGTATCGCAATACGGTCAACATGAGCGGTGGACGCTGCATCTGGACCGAACATTCGAATGCTCACTACGTGGTGATGGAAAACAAGGTGAGCAACTGCAATATGGATGGAGTCGATCTGGATGCTGCCACCTCCAACAGCTTCGCGATCGACAACAGCAACATCGACAACGTCCGCTATGGCGTCTTTATCGAGCAGTCTGATTCCTTTAACAAGATCTACGGCAACTACACGACGACCCGCGACTATGCTTCGCCGACCGGTCACGGAATCGGGGTCTACAACAATGCCACCGCCAGCTCGACACGCGCAGTGACGGATGGCAATGTTGCCTTCAGCAATGTGAACGATGTTGTCAGCAACGGTCTGCGCATCGGCTCCATTGCGACGGCGAGTGGAGGCGTTGCAGAGTCGGCGCACACCTTCTTCTTCAACAACGTCGCCACCAACAATGGCGGAAACGCCATTCTGTTCGACACGCAGTTCCCGGGAAGTGTCGAGAACTATCTCTCGCAGACGGTTCTGGCGGGGAACAAGAACAACATTAGCCAGCAGAACACCAATGGAGCGGCGCCGCCGGACTTCTTCAATCCGATGTCCGCGATCGATCTGGCGCTCAGCCGGCCGGTAACGGTCTCTTCGACGGCGACGGGCTCTGACCCGGCAAATGCCGTCGATAGCCTGGCCTTTACCGGCTGGAAGGCAGGCGGCAGTTCAGAGGAATGGCTGACGGTGGACCTGGGCAGCTCAACCAGTTTCCAACGGGTTGTCGTAAATCCATCAACGCTGTTGGGGCTCCTTCAGCCTATCCAGCTCCAGTCTTCGGATGACGGGGTGAACTTCTCCGATATCCGGAGCGTCGGGCTCCCCGGTTCTGTACGCACCTTCCTCTTCAAGGCTGTCTCCGCACGTTATCTGCGGGTGAACGTACGGAGTATTCCTGGCGTCGAGATCAATCTGCGTGAGGTCGGGGTCTATCCGCAGTAA
- the ispE gene encoding 4-(cytidine 5'-diphospho)-2-C-methyl-D-erythritol kinase: MTTVRSYSKINLGLHIGPPRPDGYHHLATIYQTIELHDLVTVTATVSGETSITLRCQHPGVPCDERNTAYKAVAMALDALETKAAVEIAIDKRLPVQGGIGAGSANAAAAILALEAELGRQLTANARLALAGGVGSDVPMFLIGGTMLGIERGEETFPLPDLPSFHIVTAFPEVGVSTPQAFRDWDATLTQNAENDRLIEFRRRVAMAFAGQPGVSGKAGDLAEEPLLALVRTGLENDFETVVFPQQPSLRALKSALEEGSLYSALSGSGSSLFGLYCTEEAAQAAQQRVRSLGCEARQTRTLPRSEYWATMFI; encoded by the coding sequence ATGACCACCGTTCGCTCTTACTCCAAGATCAATCTCGGCCTGCATATCGGTCCGCCTCGCCCGGACGGCTACCACCACCTGGCAACCATCTACCAGACCATCGAGCTCCACGATCTGGTGACGGTCACGGCGACTGTATCCGGAGAGACCAGCATCACCCTTCGTTGCCAACATCCTGGCGTTCCTTGTGATGAACGGAACACGGCCTATAAAGCAGTGGCCATGGCGTTGGACGCGCTGGAGACAAAGGCCGCGGTCGAGATCGCGATCGACAAGCGGCTGCCGGTACAGGGAGGCATCGGCGCCGGGTCGGCAAATGCCGCTGCCGCGATTCTGGCTCTTGAGGCCGAACTCGGCCGCCAGCTGACTGCCAACGCCCGGCTGGCTCTGGCGGGCGGGGTGGGTTCGGACGTCCCGATGTTCCTTATCGGCGGGACGATGCTCGGCATCGAACGCGGCGAGGAGACTTTTCCCTTACCGGATCTTCCTTCGTTTCATATAGTTACGGCATTTCCCGAAGTGGGCGTCTCAACGCCGCAGGCCTTCCGTGACTGGGACGCCACATTGACCCAAAATGCTGAAAACGATAGACTAATTGAGTTTCGTCGGCGTGTTGCCATGGCATTCGCCGGCCAACCTGGTGTCTCCGGCAAGGCTGGAGACCTGGCCGAGGAACCTCTTCTCGCGCTTGTCCGCACCGGGCTTGAGAACGACTTTGAAACGGTCGTCTTTCCCCAGCAGCCATCGCTGCGTGCGCTCAAATCTGCGTTAGAAGAAGGTTCTCTGTACTCGGCCCTGTCCGGCTCCGGTTCTTCTCTGTTTGGTTTGTACTGCACAGAAGAGGCCGCACAAGCCGCACAGCAGAGAGTTCGTTCGCTTGGATGTGAGGCGCGACAAACACGCACCTTGCCTCGGAGCGAGTACTGGGCCACGATGTTTATATAG
- a CDS encoding ribose-phosphate diphosphokinase, which yields MPSPAVKPAERKRASRIADDKRFKIFCGSANKPLCEEVCKFLGVAMGETRLQRFSDGEIHFQLLENVRGADVFLVQPTSFPVDQHLVELLIMIDALKRASAGRITVVIPYYGYARQDRKDRPRVAISSKLVADLLQTAGANRALLVDLHAAQIQGFFNIPVDHLFASPVLVSHFREMNLPNLTVVSPDAGGVERARFFAQKINAPLAIVDKRRTDINVTEVMNVIGDVKGRTCLVLDDIIDTAGTLVKTAEALLEQGAAEVYACASHAVLSGPASERIAASRLKQVVVTNTIPLNEDAQKLGDKIKVLSIAGLLGRAIESIHMETSVSSLFS from the coding sequence ATGCCATCCCCCGCGGTAAAACCCGCGGAGCGCAAGCGGGCCTCCCGCATCGCCGACGACAAGCGTTTCAAGATTTTCTGTGGTTCCGCCAACAAACCGTTGTGTGAAGAGGTATGCAAATTCCTGGGAGTCGCCATGGGCGAGACGCGCTTACAGCGCTTCTCTGATGGTGAGATTCACTTCCAGCTTCTTGAGAATGTGCGCGGCGCCGATGTCTTCCTGGTACAGCCCACCAGCTTCCCCGTCGATCAGCACCTGGTCGAGCTGCTTATCATGATCGATGCTCTGAAGCGCGCCTCTGCCGGCCGGATCACTGTGGTGATTCCGTACTACGGTTATGCCCGGCAGGACCGCAAGGATCGTCCGCGTGTGGCCATCAGCTCCAAGCTGGTTGCCGACCTGCTGCAGACCGCGGGAGCGAACCGCGCTCTGCTGGTCGACTTGCATGCGGCGCAGATTCAGGGCTTCTTCAATATCCCGGTCGATCATCTGTTCGCTTCGCCGGTTCTGGTCTCGCACTTCCGCGAGATGAACCTGCCGAACCTGACGGTGGTTTCGCCCGATGCAGGCGGCGTGGAGCGCGCCCGTTTCTTCGCGCAGAAGATCAATGCTCCGCTGGCCATCGTCGACAAGCGCCGTACCGATATCAACGTCACCGAGGTGATGAACGTGATCGGCGACGTGAAGGGCCGTACCTGCCTGGTCCTCGATGACATCATCGACACCGCCGGAACGCTGGTAAAGACGGCTGAAGCTCTTCTGGAGCAGGGGGCGGCCGAGGTCTATGCCTGCGCTTCGCATGCTGTCCTCTCGGGTCCTGCCTCTGAGCGTATCGCGGCCAGTCGTTTGAAGCAGGTGGTCGTCACCAACACCATCCCGCTGAATGAGGACGCGCAAAAGCTGGGAGACAAAATTAAGGTTCTTTCGATCGCCGGTCTGCTGGGACGCGCCATCGAGAGTATTCACATGGAGACCAGCGTCAGCTCGCTGTTCTCTTAG